From a region of the Mauremys mutica isolate MM-2020 ecotype Southern chromosome 12, ASM2049712v1, whole genome shotgun sequence genome:
- the LOC123346796 gene encoding histone H2B.2-like, with amino-acid sequence MVATQRGKKRGQRKRKPQRRKATWRKPQIKQKKLPLKGGRKVRHKPAVRQVRRGQGLKRPYDLYVSKMLKQLHQDKVPMSAKAKGAMISYVRKVYNKVSSAAECHRKNSGSCTIGSKELQSALRRVMPKKVAKHLATSINSNSP; translated from the coding sequence ATGGTGGCCACTcagagagggaagaaaagaggccagaggaaaaggaAGCCCCAGCGAAGGAAGGCCACATGGAGGAAGCCACAGATAAAGCAGAAGAAGCTGCCACtcaagggagggaggaaggtgaGGCACAAGCCTGCAGTGAGGCAGGTGAGGCGAGGCCAGGGGCTGAAGCGCCCATATGATTTGTATGTGTCTAAGATGCTAAAGCAGCTGCATCAGGACAAGGTGCCCATGTCAGCCAAGGCCAAGGGAGCGATGATTTCCTATGTGAGGAAGGTCTACAACAAGGTGTCCTCAGCAGCAGAGTGCCATAGGAAGAACAGCGGCTCCTGCACCATCGGCTCGAAAGAGCTACAATCTGCTCTGAGGCGGGTGATGCCAAAGAAAGTGGCCAAGCATTTGGCCACTTCCATCAACAGCAATTCTCCATAG
- the LOC123345077 gene encoding histone H2B.2-like, translated as MAAAQGGKRRQPLRTQKAQQDEPRAAPKQGKHQPQAGHQMRQKPVAKQLKSCQGKKGLGKNGVPARYASRMLQQMRKVRMSAKAKGLMKSFMADLYSQVSTEAEHLRKQKQLPALGSSEVQAALQQVMPREVAKHSATPVCNESA; from the exons ATGGCAGCTGcccagggagggaagaggagacagCCTTTGAGGACACAGAAGGCCCAGCAAGATGAGCCACGGGCCGCCCCCAAGCAGGGGAAGCACCAGCCCCAGGCGGGGCATCAGATGAGGCAGAAGCCAGTGGCGAAGCAGCTGAAGAGCTGCCAGGGGAAGAAGGGCCTGGGGAAGAACGGTGTCCCTGCCCGTTATGCCTCCCGGATGCTGCAGCAGATGAGGAAGGTGCGCATGTCGGCCAAGGCCAAGGGGCTGATGAAATCCTTCATGGCCGATCTCTACAGCCAGGTATCCACCGAGGCCGAGCACCTGAGGAAGCAGAAACAGCTCCCCGCCTTGGGCTCCTCAGAGGTGCAAGCTGCcctgcagcaggtgatgccgAGGGAAGTGGCCAAGCACTCAGCCACCCCCGTCTGCAACGAGTCCGCAT ag